The Desulfomonilaceae bacterium genome contains a region encoding:
- a CDS encoding acetate kinase has translation MKILVLNSGSSSLKFILFEMNDERVLISGMVDRIGISGSILSFQEQGGRSEEISVNIPDFGAALDTLFQLLATGSISALSEIPAIAHRVAHGGKFLESVIIAPEVLAQVRSMNRFFPLHHPAMILEMEECMRRMPHAIHVAVFDNSFHRDIPDEAAIYGLPYRYFSEKGYKRTGYHGNSHAFAAHEAAKFLNLPLEKLKIITCHLGNGCSVCAIKYGKSIDTSLGISAIEGLIMGTRCGDVDPGLIPIIMEEENLSPSQLTNMLSKQSGLLGISGLSRDMREIEAAAIQGNPQASLAFKAFCYKVKRSMGSMLMALGGCEVLVFTGGIGENSSVVREKIVAGSQNLGFVIEPMKNSGVKHLDMENPVQEISSGSSAVKILVVRANEELMMARECLQIARKVSLFETGYPPA, from the coding sequence ATGAAGATTTTGGTGCTGAATAGTGGGAGTTCATCTCTCAAATTCATCCTGTTCGAAATGAATGACGAAAGAGTCCTAATCTCGGGCATGGTTGATAGAATTGGAATTTCAGGTTCCATTCTAAGTTTTCAAGAACAAGGTGGACGCTCCGAGGAGATCAGTGTAAACATTCCAGACTTTGGAGCAGCGCTGGACACGTTGTTCCAACTGTTGGCGACAGGGTCAATTTCGGCGTTATCAGAAATTCCCGCGATTGCTCATAGAGTCGCTCATGGGGGTAAATTTCTGGAATCGGTTATCATAGCGCCGGAAGTCCTTGCCCAAGTTCGGTCCATGAACCGCTTCTTCCCGCTACACCACCCAGCAATGATTCTTGAAATGGAAGAGTGCATGCGCAGAATGCCTCATGCGATTCATGTCGCGGTGTTTGATAACTCTTTTCACCGAGACATTCCAGACGAGGCTGCCATTTACGGCCTTCCATACAGATATTTTTCCGAGAAGGGTTACAAGAGAACTGGCTATCATGGAAATTCTCACGCATTTGCGGCTCATGAAGCCGCAAAATTCCTAAATCTTCCTCTGGAGAAGTTAAAGATTATCACATGTCATTTGGGAAATGGGTGTAGCGTATGCGCCATAAAATATGGGAAGTCCATCGACACAAGTCTGGGAATTAGCGCTATAGAGGGCCTCATAATGGGAACCCGATGCGGTGATGTTGATCCTGGATTGATTCCAATCATCATGGAAGAGGAAAACCTTTCTCCCAGTCAGCTTACCAACATGCTGTCCAAACAATCCGGCCTGCTCGGGATAAGTGGGTTAAGCAGAGACATGCGAGAAATTGAGGCTGCCGCTATTCAAGGGAATCCACAGGCTTCTCTTGCATTCAAGGCGTTCTGTTACAAGGTTAAGCGTTCGATGGGCTCCATGTTGATGGCGCTCGGAGGGTGCGAGGTGTTGGTCTTTACCGGTGGAATTGGAGAAAATAGTTCCGTTGTTAGGGAAAAGATCGTGGCAGGATCTCAAAATCTTGGTTTTGTGATTGAACCTATGAAAAACTCAGGAGTAAAGCATCTGGACATGGAAAACCCGGTTCAGGAAATCTCTAGCGGTTCTTCCGCCGTCAAAATTCTTGTTGTCAGGGCCAACGAAGAACTCATGATGGCGAGGGAGTGTTTACAGATTGCTCGCAAAGTTTCCCTATTTGAAACTGGATATCCTCCGGCGTAA
- a CDS encoding inositol-3-phosphate synthase: protein MRKIKIAIIGVGNCSSALLQGIYHYSGNSPVNIIGLMHPMIGHYEPSDIEVVAAFDIDARKVGKDISQALFSPPNCCVRIVDRLPDMGVTVGMGSILDGLSSHMSDYPEDRTFQLSSEKEACREDIVSVLKESQADIMLNYLPVGSDLASKFYAECALSAGLGFINNIPVFIASDSVWEHRFKISGLPILGDDIKSQMGATIVHRVLSDLFAKRGVKIDRTYQLNVGGNTDFLNMMNRDRLKSKKISKTEAVQSVLAENLDDCNIHVGPSDYVPWLKDNKICFVRIEGRIFGGIPIDLELRLSVEDSPNSAGVAVDAIRCCKLALDNGIGGVLEGPSAYFMKRPPVQFPDDEAFRLTEAFIKGNSRFEP, encoded by the coding sequence ATGAGAAAAATCAAAATCGCCATAATCGGTGTCGGCAACTGCTCGAGCGCATTGTTGCAGGGGATTTATCATTATAGCGGTAATTCCCCGGTTAACATAATTGGATTAATGCATCCTATGATTGGGCATTATGAGCCCTCGGACATTGAAGTCGTCGCAGCCTTTGATATAGACGCCCGTAAAGTGGGGAAGGACATTTCGCAGGCGCTGTTCAGCCCCCCAAATTGCTGTGTCCGAATTGTGGATCGTTTACCTGATATGGGAGTGACTGTAGGAATGGGATCAATCCTTGACGGCCTTTCCTCACACATGAGCGATTATCCGGAGGATCGGACGTTTCAATTGTCTTCCGAGAAGGAGGCTTGTCGAGAGGACATTGTTTCGGTTCTGAAGGAATCCCAGGCAGACATAATGCTCAACTATCTGCCGGTAGGCTCGGATCTGGCGTCAAAATTCTACGCGGAATGCGCGTTGTCAGCCGGCTTGGGGTTCATAAACAATATTCCGGTATTCATCGCTAGTGACTCAGTTTGGGAACACCGGTTCAAGATCAGTGGTTTACCAATCCTTGGTGACGACATTAAATCACAGATGGGCGCTACAATTGTTCACCGAGTCCTGTCGGATCTTTTCGCGAAGAGAGGGGTAAAAATTGATCGCACTTACCAGCTTAATGTCGGAGGAAACACTGATTTTCTGAACATGATGAATCGAGACAGGCTTAAATCAAAAAAAATTTCCAAGACCGAGGCAGTTCAGTCCGTACTAGCGGAAAATCTGGATGATTGCAACATTCATGTCGGCCCGAGCGACTATGTCCCATGGCTCAAGGACAACAAAATTTGCTTTGTCCGTATAGAAGGAAGAATATTTGGCGGTATTCCCATAGACCTTGAACTTAGGCTGTCAGTTGAAGATTCTCCTAATTCCGCAGGGGTCGCAGTGGACGCGATTCGGTGCTGCAAACTTGCCCTGGATAATGGAATTGGGGGAGTTCTTGAAGGCCCTTCGGCATATTTCATGAAGAGGCCGCCAGTACAGTTCCCTGACGACGAAGCTTTCAGGTTAACCGAGGCTTTTATCAAAGGGAACAGTAGGTTTGAGCCTTAA
- a CDS encoding CDP-alcohol phosphatidyltransferase family protein, producing the protein MPDNVTSDWKTKPTDRFILKWIKLNLSSRITNEIIKWNWLKPWMITVFSMINGMFAGVLFASGAGFWGGFFAGLAQVFDGVDGQVARLGGQATRAGAFLDSVLDRYSDGTLVIGLTIFNLRNDLNLDQCYVLIVGTLALIGSGLISYSSSRAANLGIALGRPTLASKGSRTAFVALSGLLSPISFLVPLCALIYLAIHTNAVVVYRILRVMRTPEPQKRI; encoded by the coding sequence ATGCCAGACAACGTTACGTCAGATTGGAAAACCAAACCAACTGATCGATTTATTCTTAAATGGATCAAACTTAACCTCTCGTCCAGAATCACCAATGAGATAATCAAATGGAATTGGTTGAAACCTTGGATGATTACCGTTTTTTCGATGATCAACGGAATGTTCGCAGGGGTTCTGTTCGCTTCTGGCGCAGGTTTTTGGGGTGGCTTTTTTGCCGGCCTTGCCCAGGTCTTTGATGGCGTGGATGGACAAGTTGCCAGACTTGGTGGACAGGCAACCAGAGCGGGCGCTTTTCTAGATTCGGTCTTGGATCGATATTCGGATGGAACCCTCGTCATCGGGCTAACCATTTTCAATTTGCGCAATGATCTCAACCTGGACCAATGTTACGTTTTGATTGTGGGCACATTGGCGCTGATCGGTAGCGGTCTTATCAGCTATTCCAGCTCTCGGGCTGCCAACCTAGGGATTGCATTGGGGCGTCCCACTCTGGCAAGTAAGGGATCCAGGACAGCTTTTGTAGCGCTTTCAGGATTACTGAGCCCAATTAGCTTCCTTGTTCCATTATGTGCGCTTATTTATTTGGCCATCCATACGAACGCCGTAGTCGTATACAGAATTCTTAGGGTTATGAGAACGCCGGAGCCTCAAAAACGAATCTAA
- a CDS encoding MFS transporter, producing the protein MLEFVTNTRFLVLAASNFFLFLVVSAWSFLSIFVSELGANTGDIGVLMASAGITSLGVLPFIAPLIDRYGRKGFMVVGIFVVGISNLAFMLFHYYSPWMLIIRLIQGLAFAACFNACSTALVDLLPFNKRVQGIGLYGISGSLAVAVGPYLGETVIIHFGFNAYFALLATFGIVGACLGLAFKEPFICIQSRVSKVRFFPTVIQGKHVAMMSLVAVFGSGFAAMNTFFPLYAKSLGIRAGIFFTSYGATLIIVRLVLGNVVDRMNRDRLILVCLLGFGALLVATSQIQSMIQTIYLGILFGATQGLSYPAMMARMVDKSNDANRAIVVSLFTGSFGVGINLSVLLWGFIGKINGLPFMFAFGGSLMFVTALICIIAFFLHKESVVGKRATSGKPG; encoded by the coding sequence ATGCTCGAATTTGTAACCAACACTCGATTTCTTGTCCTCGCCGCCTCAAACTTCTTTCTTTTCCTGGTTGTTTCAGCCTGGAGTTTCCTATCTATTTTCGTATCAGAACTGGGCGCGAACACCGGAGATATAGGCGTTCTAATGGCATCCGCGGGGATTACGTCACTGGGAGTGTTGCCTTTCATAGCGCCCCTGATTGACCGCTACGGGCGGAAGGGATTCATGGTAGTTGGTATATTTGTCGTTGGGATATCAAATCTTGCGTTTATGTTGTTCCATTACTACTCACCGTGGATGCTGATAATCAGGCTAATTCAGGGGCTCGCCTTCGCTGCATGCTTCAATGCCTGCTCTACCGCTCTCGTGGACCTGTTGCCTTTTAATAAGAGAGTCCAGGGCATCGGTCTATATGGCATATCCGGCTCCCTCGCTGTGGCAGTTGGGCCTTATCTGGGCGAAACCGTTATAATTCATTTTGGATTCAACGCATACTTTGCTCTTTTGGCGACTTTTGGAATTGTCGGGGCCTGCCTGGGGCTGGCTTTCAAGGAACCTTTTATTTGTATTCAGTCAAGGGTTTCCAAGGTGAGATTCTTTCCTACCGTGATTCAGGGAAAGCATGTGGCAATGATGTCACTGGTTGCGGTGTTTGGTTCGGGCTTTGCAGCCATGAATACGTTTTTTCCCCTTTATGCAAAGAGTCTGGGCATTAGGGCCGGCATCTTTTTCACATCATACGGCGCGACATTAATCATCGTTAGGCTGGTTTTGGGAAACGTCGTAGACAGGATGAACCGAGACAGACTCATCCTTGTCTGCTTGCTGGGCTTTGGGGCGCTATTGGTAGCGACGTCCCAAATTCAGTCCATGATTCAAACCATATATCTGGGGATACTATTTGGTGCGACTCAGGGACTTTCATATCCCGCAATGATGGCTCGGATGGTTGACAAGTCAAATGACGCCAATCGCGCTATCGTGGTGTCCTTGTTCACTGGATCATTTGGAGTGGGCATAAACCTGTCCGTCCTTCTCTGGGGCTTTATAGGGAAGATCAACGGGCTGCCCTTCATGTTCGCTTTCGGTGGATCGTTGATGTTTGTGACTGCGCTTATCTGTATTATTGCTTTTTTCCTGCACAAGGAGTCGGTTGTAGGCAAGCGTGCCACTTCCGGGAAACCGGGCTGA